GCCTGCGAATCTGCCGGCACAGATTGGCACCGCGCCTTGCCCGCCGCAGCGGCCGTGGAACTCATCCACAATTTTTCCCTCATCCATGACGACATCGAGGACAACAGCACCACCCGTCGTGGACGTCCTACCGTGTGGTCGGTATGGGGACTGGCTCACGGCATCAACGCTGGCGATGCGTTGTTCGCCTTGGCGCATCGCGCTCTGGATCGCCTGAGCAATATGGGAACGGCGCCCCACATCGCACTGGCCGCTATGGAAATCCTGCATCAGACTTGTCTGGAGTTATGTCACGGGCAATACCTGGACATGGCTTACGCAGGGCACCTGAACGTGACGGAAGAGTCCTATCTGCGCATGATCGCGGGCAAGACCGCTGCCCTCATCGCAGCCAGCACCCAACTGGGCGCCTTGATCGCCGAAGCGGGCGAACGAGTGGAACACTACCGCCTTTTTGGCTGGCATGTGGGCATGGCATTTCAGATGGTGGACGATATCCTGGGCATCTGGGGCGACCCTACCACCACAGGCAAGTCCGCGGCGGATGACATCCGCAACCGCAAGATCACCCTGCCCATTCTCTTTGCTTTGCGCTCCCCAGAGGTAGGAGCAAAGCTGGCTATCCTGTACCGCAAAAGTCGCCTGAGCGAGGCAGACATCGCTCACGCCGTGTCCCTGCTCGACCGTGCCGGCGCTCGTGATTATGTACAGCAACAGGCTGCCACCTACGAGGCAAGTGCCCTCGTGGCACTCGATGCCGCTGGCGCACAGGAGCCAGCCGCCACCGCCCTGCGCGACCTCGCCACCTCCCTCACCGCGCGCCAGAAGTAACGTCTCCTTACTGCAGAGCACGCGGAGGGAAAATCTTTCCTCCCACTCCGTAGGAGGGGGACCGGGATGAGGACTCAAACCCTACACTTGTCAGGTCTGCTGGCTTAGCTCTTGGGGCGCAGCGCATCCTCTATGCGTCGCATCGCTTCGGGTATCTCCTGATCGGCTACCAGCGCCAGTTCGCCAGCCAGTTGCCGTTTGGCCTTGGTGAGCAGACTCGATTCCAAGACCGAGAGGGGTTTCTTCGCTTGCAGTGCGGATAGATCGCGGATGATCTGAGCCAGTGAGGTCACCTCACCGCTCTGCATGGCTTCGACAATCAAGGCGTGTCGCTCGCGATAGTCCTTGGGCAACTCGGCTGGTTGCGTGCCCAGGACGTCGAGAGCGTGGTTCATGGTGTTCACGCTGGCCGGCTGGCGCAGCCCTGCTTCCTGCGCAGCCTCCACCGGCACATGCACGGTCAGCTCGGTGCTCGGGATGTTAATCACGTAGTACCGCTCGTGCTCCTCACCCTTGCTGCCTATGCGCACATCTACAACAGTGCCCGCTCCGTACCAAGGATGCACCACTTTTTGCCCCACCGTGAATTCACGTGCCAT
Above is a genomic segment from Chloroflexota bacterium containing:
- a CDS encoding polyprenyl synthetase family protein → MMGIAFQPYLTAIEEELRQVVAAPSENLAHFYQMMSYHLGWLDENLAPVAGYGGKRIRPLLCLLACESAGTDWHRALPAAAAVELIHNFSLIHDDIEDNSTTRRGRPTVWSVWGLAHGINAGDALFALAHRALDRLSNMGTAPHIALAAMEILHQTCLELCHGQYLDMAYAGHLNVTEESYLRMIAGKTAALIAASTQLGALIAEAGERVEHYRLFGWHVGMAFQMVDDILGIWGDPTTTGKSAADDIRNRKITLPILFALRSPEVGAKLAILYRKSRLSEADIAHAVSLLDRAGARDYVQQQAATYEASALVALDAAGAQEPAATALRDLATSLTARQK